TTACATTCCATGGGGAGAAAAAATTCCAGCGTAAACAATGAACTGAAGCAGTACTTAACTTGCAAGGCTATCGTGCTTTACCTGGACCATATGCAAAAACTTTATTGCACACATCACTGTGTGCAATAAACACAACATCAAAAGCAACACAGTTTATATATAAACATAGGTAATTTTTTTCAGCCCTACATGGAGATGTAATTAAACAGTATAAAGCACTCAAGGAAAATCAATCTGCAGTTTTATATGCACTACATTGAGATCATATCCTGTATTGTAATGAGTTTGTGTGCCTTtatatacagacacacacacacatttttttaaaaacaaagattaGCATCCATTTAAACTTCTGCTGCATTCAGgttccccaccctcctcccatTCCTCAAAAATATTCTAGAATCGAAGTGATCAAATAAAGTTTAAAATTcttaaaatgtataattatttatTCAACCGTTTGATCATCAGGCTACGTTTGCCTGACTGACTTGGTAGGCACACAATTTGTTTCCAGTGAAATTTTTACAatttcagtaaaaacaaaaagattGAACACATACATGGATATGATCTTTCCAAGTTAGTTCATAGGTAAGTGTGTCAGACAACAAAGTTTCTAAACTGTGCTATAATTCTAGGTACAATTAAGAaactttttgaaatgaaaaatttaTAGTGTCATTCAAAACAATGCAATGAAACTAAAAATTTTATCACTGTTTGAAAAGCAACGGTTATGATTTAGACACTACAGTGGGTTCTGACAACTGTAGCGCTCTAAAACAGTTAGGTTACATTAATTAGGAAGCATTTGATTTTCTCTGGTGCTTTCAGGTTTGGGTCCAGTCAAGCCTTTTTAGGCAGTGGTGTCCAGTGTTTGTCCCAAAGTGTTTGAGCTAGCCGGTTTGAGGAGAGGATCACTTTCCATTTCTTGCTTCacacatctaaaaaaaaaaaaaaaagatttttttcagaagaaagcTATGGATTATTCAGGTTTTTCTTGGCTGTTCCAAACTCCTGTTCCTTTGAAAGAGCAAACTCCTGATGTTGTATTTATCAATTTGCTTTTAGTATGCTATCAAGCAATGCAATTAAAGACAGTTCTGGCAAGGGAAGCCTGCTGTGCtaaggaaacaaagcaaagcatttcCCGAGAATGGGATGATTAGAATGATGTTCTATTTATAGCAACACATTCATAATTTCCGATATATGAATGACAGGAGAGCTGCTTGTAAATCTCTCAAAAAGAGTCCTGGCAATGTGGACTACAAACCTATTTTCCACCAATATCAAGATAGGAAGCCTTGGTTTTTCTAATTCCCTATATAAATACATATGAGCCTAATAACAAACTGTTATTTTGTGAAACAGTCTGAATGTCATGAAGCTAGAGGTGCTTTTATCAATAAGTGGTAAAATATTTCACTCACACAGACATTGGTCCATTTCCTGTTCTTGGCATCTCTGTACTTTGTTGGTCCAACTCAGACAGCAATTTTAAGATGTTTAGTGCAGCCTAAATGAAGAAAAGAGTCTAGTTAAATTCTGCATATAACTTGGGCATATGTTGCTGCATGTTTAATGGGAACAATACTGGACAATgtaaattgaaaatattaaagtGCTTGATAAAATTTTAACAAACCCCAAAGTAACAAGAGTCAAATGCAATGCATCTTGGGCTCAGCTAAATCAGATGGCACATCAAGGTCGTATGACAATACTGCTGGGCTGGGACCTCTGAGCAGCGAAATGAAGGCCTAACATGGTAAAATGGATATCCTCCAGGGAGTATCAGAACCCTTCCCACCTGCTCCAAGGTGTCCATCTGGGTGCCAGAAGCCATAGAGATTTTTCCAAATAAGTTTTGGAGATTTCATGAAAGGCAAATGGATCATTTCAAATTAACCTAATCATCCTGACCACATTTATTGTACAGTAATTCaatgcagacatttgaatctCCCATACTTTTCGTGAATAAGTTAGTGTATAAGGAAAATTCTACATGAAACAAGTGCAAAACAGCAGTTTGATTCGTGCTGAGATTTCTAAAATTGCCACTCTGTTacagttttttttcttgtaaGATATAATAGGTTGAAACAGTTGAAAAATGAATATATGGTATCTTTCAAAATTTAAGTATCACCTGGCTCACAAGTCctatacaacagtggtccccaacctttggggGCGGGGTGGGCGCACCCCCGCACTCACAGGTGGGTGTGTCGCACTCGTGGAGGGGCGTGTTGCGCTCGCCCACCTGCAAATGCAACACGCCCACTGCACGTGCTGGCGGCAGGTGGAGAGCCatgtctgcagcccagttccggcaagcccacggaccggcactgggccacggaccaggggttggagacccctgccatacaatgttatatatttatatattgaaGGGTGCTTTTGTCATAATTTACATTGATTCTCTTAACCAACAACAGAACATTTCACAAGCTGCCTTATGTTATTCAGTATTTTCCATCAGTGATTAGATTACATGTAGCCTCCCCTGGAtccaaaaaagggaaaatttgGAGATTTTAATACAGACTTTCTGGTTCTTCCATTCTGAATGTATAAAGTGTCATATAttaagaaggtaaaggtaaaggttccccttgacaatttttgtccagtcgcgtccgactctagggggcggcgctcatcccgctcttcaagccatagagccagcgttttgtccgaagacaatctttccgtggtcacatggccagtgtgatttagacacggaacgctgtttaccttcccaccgaggtggtccctatttatctacttgcatttgcatgctttcgaaccgctaggttggcgggagctgggacaggcgacgggtgctcattccgctgcgtggattcgatcttacgactgccggatcttctgaccctgcagcacaggcttctgcggtttagcccacagcgccaccacgtcccttatattaAGAAGATCTTGTGCCAATAATTAAGACCCCTATTAATTTCTATAAATCAGTTTACGTGATACTTCCAGTTCTCTTACCATATCATGGCAAGATTCAACATCCTTTCCAATTCCATGGCTGATCAGGGGTGGCTGAGAGGAACAATTTATTAGAGACACAAATTCATTCTTGTTGTTTTTGGGGAAATCTTTGTATTCAACCTGAAAGAAAAAGTTTTAATTATTTCCAAACAAGTGTCCCCAATCCACTCATTGTGGAAAGTGTCACAACCCTCTGGCAGGGCAAAAAGAAGCTCAGGTTCCCTCCCCAAAACTCTCATCAGCAATGTAATGTGGAGAAGGTTAACAACATCATTTCCCTTCACAAAGAGGCTTCTCCTATTTCTTGCCTTTCCAAAAGCAGGGTAAAGGGCTGCTTGCCCTTCTGCATATGATGGAAGATTGAGGGAGATTTAGTGACGTATTTGCcgccgtacaaggcgactggccgtataagacgaacccccaacatttccactcaaaatatagagtggatggctctgctgcaGCGCCGGTGGCGGCTGCCCAGGCCTCTGCCCAGGCCCGCCCTGGAACTTCATGGCTGGCTCAagcagcgagagggcgaggaagaggggaagaggctgggtcggtggtgggaggaggaggaacaggggaagcgggcgggtggcgggcgagcaaATGCCTCCAtcccgactgcctgcctgcctgcctgcctgcctgccttcctccccggcggcgccccttcctggcccaaatgaagtgcactcGGCGTACCAGACGACcctcccacttggaggcatgttttttgggccaaaaaaagtTGTCTTgcacgccggcaaatacggtatgtctATCAATTAACACAGGGAAGTCACAAACAACAGTAAAATGGATATTACAATTAACTGTAACATATGTATACAATCTATGTACCTATACGAACCTTCCAGAAGGCTCACATCAAGGTCTGAAATCTTCGCCAGTGTTTTCCTGACTATCACAAGTAGGGTGTGTGGGTGTATACTATAGGCAGAGCTTTTCTAAAAGCAGCTCTTAAATTGGGATTCCTTCCTGGGTTCCACTGACTCTTGCTTTAAGTGAGTCAAGAGAGGATTAGCACTGTATTTCCTAGAAATTTTAGTTTGCTTGGCATTTGTTGTTGGTGTCATGGGACATCTGTTCACTAGAGCAGCCATTCtaagcctttctttctttgccataaACACACATTATGAAATAAATacagctgaatcaggattgtataaattgcataacgAACTTTATAAAGTGTTGCTGTGAAGAACTATTTCCAGTCTCTGGCCCCTTTCCAATGTGCCAGCCCTCCACCCCAAAGGCCATATAACTCTAGAACATCAAATAACACACCATACCTTTGATgctttaatgttgtttttttcaaaacatcactttaaaagctaaatattttaatgtaagccatCTTGTAATTCCTAGAGGTGCAAACTACCAGGTGTGTGCTGCTTGTTAGAAAGCTCGCCAACAAGTAGAAAAGTAGTGTGTCTGGAAGAAGGATATTTGTTTAACATGTAAAAGACAGCACTACTTCCAAACATGCAAAGCCGAACTTTTTAAAATAGGAGATTCATTCTAAGAGTCAGCCTTCACTTACAGTGCTGCCCAGTTGACTGCATCTTGCTCATGTAGACCAGCATACTTTGGGGAATGGaaagacaaataaaacaaatgccaaGTCTGCCTGTCATATCAACCAAGGAAGAAATTCAAACACATTTCAGCTGCACAATCTTTCTCGGAAATGGGACCTTCTTGAAAGCCATACTAAAATGCTGTACAGCTGAATGATGGGGCTGAAGGTTTATAAATGGCTAAGCACACAATACACCAAAAAGAACAGCACAGGAAGAACCTTCCAGGCTACCTATACTGTAGGCCTATACTTGTTGGTAAGCTTTCTCGCTTAGGGGAGAAGTGGATGTGAATAAACTCATGCCCTTTTCCAAAATGGCTGTGGAGAACAAGTTCTCTATCTAGCAAACCAAATCCAATAAAGTGAGGCATCCAAATATTCAGTTTTTAATCAGTTTACCTGGATTCCTTGAACACTGGAAAGATAGTCCAACTGTTCAGAAGGTCTAGTGAGAGGTCCATGAGGTACATGGCCTGaggagctattttttaaaatggtctcaGCAGTAGGAGAAGTGCCGCCATATAACAACTCTCTAGCAATCATGGCCGTCACTGTAGCCTTGGCAGGATTGGGGGCTGCCCTACTGAACTCTTTGGTGTGGTGTCCTTGATTGACTCCTACAGCCTGTGCAACCTCGGGGACCATGGGAAGAATGCCAGCAGGAAGCTGCTGATGGCTGAGATAAGGCATCCTGAACTCATCCTCTTTGTTACCtaataaagaaacagaagaagggaGATTACTTCCTTTAACAGGCAAGCATCTGCCATATACAAATCATGACATCATCAGGCACCAAGTCTGAAATCACTTTTGAAACCAAAACTCCATTATGACCTTCTACAAAATGGAAGTGCATCTTTTGATGCTACCAGGCTTTTATTGTGAAAATGGCATTGCTGCTTTTCTCAAAGAAGTTTACAAGAAATAAGGCAAGTGCTGCAAATAACTCATTTCTGATACACATACTGACATTTCTGAATGTATTTCGTATTTTCAAACAAAATCAATATTACAACTATACCAAGATGGATAGATCAGATTTCTCCAAAGTTTAAGTTACAAtacatttccctttaaaaataaattagttcCAAATGAATCCTGAAATAGGAATTTATGATACTTATGAAAGGCTGCCTTTATTATAAAGAAGCAACTGGAGGAAAAACATCTCTTATTAGTTACTGAACAGCAAGTAATTCATCGATTTACATTACAGCTTAATCCCAGAGACCCGCAAGTCAACACAGAGATTCTCTGAGACATCTCTGTGAGCTTTATAACCAATTAAATACATGACTGAtcccccaaaggaagccacaggcttgagtttacaagagctgagcagggctattaaggacaggacattttggagacggttcattcatagggttgccataagtcagagatgacttgatggcacagaacaacaacaacaataacagcaaataCCTTGTCTTAGATGTGAGCAATTGGGTTGGAAAAAGCAGAAATTCCAACCCATTCCTTCCCACGGGAgcagttctgccccccccccggggctatgaaaatgccattaaaaggtaaaggtaaaggttccccttgacaatttttgtccagtcgtgtccgactctagggggcggcgctcatcccgctcttcaagccatagagccagcgtttgtccgaagacaatctttccgtggtcacatggccagtgtgatttagacacggaacgctgttttaccttcccactgagatggtacctatttatctacttgcatttgcatgctttcgaaccgctaggttggcgggagctgggacaggcgacgggtgctcattccgtcacgtggattcgatcttacgactgcttggtcttctgaccctgcagcacaggcttctgcggtttagcccacagcgccaccacgtcccttcatgaAAATGCCATACAAACTGTCAAAAGTTTATAAGCTATGGTAGCAAGGACAAAGAAGATCTCCAAAAAATAAGCCAAAGGAATCTTTCGTTAAGAAAATGAAGATCCTAAATACAgctcagcatttttttaaaaaatgaccacaaATTATAATGCATTTTAGAAAGTATCGAAACAATTACTTGGAgatttttgatttaaattaactCTTTAGAGGGCCCTATTTTTTTCACAGTTCATCAAATTAAACTCATTTATCCACTCATCTATCAAATATCAAATGAATAGTGAAGATTGCTTACTAGTAGCTGTTTCTTCAGAGCCAGGTTCAAAAAAGGTTACTTTTCTTCCATCACCTGGCTTTTTCACGGGTGTCTAgaagaaaaagatatttaaaatgaatattctatCCATGTAAATATGGAAACCGAACAACTATTTTAGGAGTCAACATCAAAATCACTCTGTTCTGACATCATCATTCTTGCATCCAATACTAATAAATAAATCTCTAACAATTCAGGCCTACTCTGTGAGTCAGACTGATAAAACCTGCCCCGAACATAAGCCACCAGCTTTGAGAGGAAAGGTGTCTTGATATACCCTAAGGATTCTACTGAATTAAATGAACATGCATGACACTGTAACAACTTTGTAAATGGTTAATTTGCAAGAAAGGTACATTGAATCCTTCAGGCAAATGATTCAGTATTGACAACCCCACTGTCAAAAGCTGGgaagaaacaattaaaaccatgtaGTTCAGAAAGCGAAAAGCACTCCTTTTGGTTTTATCTCCTTCCTAAGCTAATCAAAATTACATCTCTTTCATAACTAGGTCAGAAATCTGCAGGAAATGAACTGTGTGGCTTATAAATTGAAGTctataggtaaagataaaggttcctcttgacatttagtccagtcatgtccgactctagggcacggtactcatccccgtttccaagtcatcgAGCCatcatttgtccatagacagtttccatggtcacgtggtcagcacgactagacacggaacggtgttaccttcccaccatggtggtacctatttatctactcgcatttttacatgtttttgaactgctaggttggcaggagctgggacaagcgacgggagctcactctgtcgtgtgggtttaatcttacgactgctggccttctgaccttgcagcacagaagcttctgcggtttaacccacagcgccaccatgtcccctcaTTGAGGACTATACAGATGAGCTAAATCCAATCACCAGTCCAAACTAGCGCTGATCTTTTATCAGTGGAATCTACATAAACATTAACTTAAGCGCCATTCAATCAATGATAAACCCTATTAAGTAATAAATAGTGGATGTAGCCCGGTATTTCTAAAGTTCAGCACACCTCACAATAGCTTAGTGTGGAGATGGTGGTTTTCACCATCAGATCAAAAAAGTAAAGTTGTTTCAATGTTCAGTGCCAGTTTACAAGAAGCCTGTTGCTTCCACAATCACATTATCTTCATGGGAACTGCAAAGTCCAGGTGTTCTTCAACGTAATAGTCACAATTTCAACAAATATAAGTAGAAGACAAAGACTTTAAGAACTCtaccttttcttctgttttgagtGCTGGCTTTGGGGGTTGTGGTTGAGGAACTTTGAAACCTAAGAGCTCTAGCATATTTTCAGCTGCATTGCGCTTTGCCACTTTCTTGTTAGTTCCCATTCCTTCTGCTGTGTGCATACCAACTTTTACCTAGAAGTAGAGAGAAGCAGGCTGTAATTTGCAGCTACATCCTTGGACAAACTAAACAGAGATGATAATTAGCACCCTAGCCATTCAATATAACCTGAAATGTAGTTGAGAAGAGACTACTGATCTCAATCCCTTTCAAATATCTCAATGCCATCCACAAAGTTTACAGCACAGAGGGCAAATTTAACTGTACTCTATTAGCTTCCTTCATGAGCATTTTATACTGAAATTCTGGGTCTTGGGAATACAGTGAATACGATTCCAAACTGAGCACAAAGTAcatgcagttgtttttttttccaatgaaggACAAGATGGAAAATTGGAGGCAGAAAAATATCTAAACGTTCAATAATAGTATTGTACTATGTTGCTTATCTATGCATAGTTACTTCATTTTTAAGGAGAGCAGAACTTCTCAAGGATTCTGTGAAAAATTACCAGGTAATAGTGAAAATATGAAGATTCTTAAATTATGTTTTAGAATTAAACTTTTTTCATCCTGAACTAATGAAGATCCAATCACGACAAGAATGAGTTTGCAGACATCATTAGTAGAACTGGGTATGATGGGCATATATGGGCAAAAGAGGAACATGGGCTCACAGGACTACTTGGCGGTATTAATCTATAGGATTGAAGGGTAAGAGATGGAAACTACTTGCAGTTTATATTGACTGCTGTAATGAGTCAGGACACAAAGATGATGCATTTATATAAGACAAAAGGGAAATGCAATATTAGAGAAAACACTCTCTAATGGTACTGCCATTCATACAAATAAAAAACTGAGATAATACATTTGAACTTTGTAGTCAAACATGTACATATCAAAGAAAAGCAGGATTATTCCAAAATCTATCGATTTCTTATGTTTCAACATGAAATTTCAACCAAGAAATATTCCTCATGTCCTTGCACAATTGTCAATATAAAGTGCAGAAGGCAGACTGAAACACTGgtccttttcctgtttttctaaGCAGTACATAACTCCAAAGTACAAATGACAGAGAGAAAGCAAGGAGGAAACAGCAACAATTTTTTGCACTCAATGTAAATTAGGATTATAGCCCGAGTGACACATTTTATTGTCTAATACAGGGCTGTCACAGTCACTCAACGGCTAGTATCCTGTTCATGCCAGTGTAACAaggttacactggcataaatatACCAGGCATTACACTTGGCAACAAAGTACTGAGCCATGCACTTTTTACAATTGCTTGTGCTTCCATAGCACAACTAACTGTGCAATTCACCACATAAATGTTTAGGAGGTTGGACTTCCACCTCAGCCTCTTTGCAACTATCACAGGCACAAACTCGAACTGCACAGCAGAATTTTGTTGCTACTTAACTATAGCAATGTTTTCTTCTATGGGTCTGTCCTTAAAACAGTTAAGCATCAGCTAGTCTAGAATATGTGAGCATATCTTTCGGTTGGCTGTTACCACAGACAGCATATGAACATCACTGGTATGCTTATGGACTACATTCATTGGGCAGTTTTCAAAAATTTGAAGCCCTGAGCCTGTGGGATTTAAGGTAACAATTTTGGGCATAAATGTCACCTGAATTAAGATCAATCTTCTACtaactgtatttgtttattagaGGCACATGAATGGTGAAAACTGCCCACCCATCGAAATTCACCAGCCCACTTTATTGTAAAAATGCCTGTATCAAACACTGAAAATATTGTCTGAAAGACTAAGCACACTGAGTACATATGAGAAAAAGCAacctatactgtacatacaaTCAATTAAAATAAGATATACACACACTCTCTAAAGCTGAGATGACCGCACTGCACAGACTAATGGAGAAAGCTGAACCCTGCACAAACCTGCATAACAAATTCCCTACGCCTTGGCAGCCCACGTTCTGTGATGAGCATATACTCtggttccttctctttttttgcttgttGTATCTGAGCCAGTCTGCTAATAGGGTTCATACCTTGGCCGTATTCAGGACTCGTCTGCAGCTTACAAAGAAAATGCAAAGTCATGTAATCATTAAGTACAATTCCAATACAGTCACattaaatatattagatttgTGGTTATTTAAACAAGAAGTCAGATCTTTGCTATTTTGTTCCCATAGAGCCTAGAGTCTATTTGGAATAACAATAGCAGAAAGTACTAATTTAATTATGCTATATTTGATTTCTACACATGGTTGAATACAGATGGAGGACTTTCAAGGCATAAAATATATTCTGGATGTTTACTATGCAACCCCTCAATGAAATGGAGATACTGTACTTAAAAGCATCTGCCTTACAGAAGTGAGCAAACTCACAAAACAGAATTCTAAATTTAGCCAGGACCCATGCTTCCTTATTGATAAAGAAACATCACTAATTTAGCATTGCaatggatatacagtggggtcttgacttgagaacttaatccgtattggaaggcagttctcaagtcaaaaagttctcaggtcaaatctgcatttcccataggaatgcattgaaaaccatttgatctgtatctgctcttttccgtccatagaaattaatgggaagctggtattcctccttcaaccactagagggggatattttgtttctttttttcttaggtcaagaaaggttcagggaaggcagggaaaatacagtccaggcagtacaagtggacccttgacttacagaattaatccgtattggaacggtggctgcaagtcaaaaagtctataggtcaagtctccattgagctacagtgcattgaaaaccgattaatcccgtaacaggccgtttttgttccattttggtttttttctggtctgtaagtcaaatctcagtctgcaagtcaaatctaaattttgcggccagagaagtctgtaactcaaaaagtctgtaagtcaagccgtctgtaagtcaagggtccactgtaaacctAAGGCCTATGTTATAACGGAGGTCTCTAATCCTTGTTTTTATCAGTGATTTCCTTCTACAAGAGATATGACTTGGTTACTGCATACTTTGTTTACCTTGActattgattttgttttctttttgattcgcggcttcattttctcaactgtgggaagggggggcaatttcttcaactcctccagaacagctatggCTGCATTCTTCTTTGAGATCTTcttgctcttgccttcaccctcacCCATAAACTCGCCCACAGATACTTTCGTCACAAAGCTCTTCATATGAGGGGGACCACTTT
This sequence is a window from Pogona vitticeps strain Pit_001003342236 chromosome 4, PviZW2.1, whole genome shotgun sequence. Protein-coding genes within it:
- the STAU1 gene encoding double-stranded RNA-binding protein Staufen homolog 1 isoform X3, which encodes MEISMSQVQIQNPSATLSSNQILSKNQSLTQPLSIPSPASSLPSENAGRPLQNSALPSASVTSTSVAAVPSNMANPKEKTPMCLVNELARFNKIQPEYKLLSEQGPAHSKVFTVQLTLGDQHWEAEGTSIKKAQHAAAAKALEGTRFPKPTARPSRNEGKNPDSVTPTVELNALCMKLGKKPMYKPIDPYTEMRSTYNYNMRGGAYPPRYFYPFPVGPWLYQVELSIGGQQFHGKGRTRQAAKHDAAAKALKILQNEPLPEKPEINGREPDDENLNKSEISQVFEIALKRNLPVNFEVTRESGPPHMKSFVTKVSVGEFMGEGEGKSKKISKKNAAIAVLEELKKLPPLPTVEKMKPRIKKKTKSIVKLQTSPEYGQGMNPISRLAQIQQAKKEKEPEYMLITERGLPRRREFVMQVKVGMHTAEGMGTNKKVAKRNAAENMLELLGFKVPQPQPPKPALKTEEKTPVKKPGDGRKVTFFEPGSEETATSNKEDEFRMPYLSHQQLPAGILPMVPEVAQAVGVNQGHHTKEFSRAAPNPAKATVTAMIARELLYGGTSPTAETILKNSSSGHVPHGPLTRPSEQLDYLSSVQGIQVEYKDFPKNNKNEFVSLINCSSQPPLISHGIGKDVESCHDMAALNILKLLSELDQQSTEMPRTGNGPMSVCVKQEMESDPLLKPASSNTLGQTLDTTA
- the STAU1 gene encoding double-stranded RNA-binding protein Staufen homolog 1 isoform X5, whose product is MEISMSQVQIQNPSATLSSNQILSKNQSLTQPLSIPSPASSLPSENAGRPLQNSALPSASVTSTSVAAVPSNMANPKEKTPMCLVNELARFNKIQPEYKLLSEQGPAHSKVFTVQLTLGDQHWEAEGTSIKKAQHAAAAKALEGTRFPKPTARPSRNEGKNPDSVTPTVELNALCMKLGKKPMYKPIDPYTEMRSTYNYNMRGGAYPPRYFYPFPVGPWLYQVELSIGGQQFHGKGRTRQAAKHDAAAKALKILQNEPLPEKPEFFPLKQVTRESGPPHMKSFVTKVSVGEFMGEGEGKSKKISKKNAAIAVLEELKKLPPLPTVEKMKPRIKKKTKSIVKLQTSPEYGQGMNPISRLAQIQQAKKEKEPEYMLITERGLPRRREFVMQVKVGMHTAEGMGTNKKVAKRNAAENMLELLGFKVPQPQPPKPALKTEEKTPVKKPGDGRKVTFFEPGSEETATSNKEDEFRMPYLSHQQLPAGILPMVPEVAQAVGVNQGHHTKEFSRAAPNPAKATVTAMIARELLYGGTSPTAETILKNSSSGHVPHGPLTRPSEQLDYLSSVQGIQVEYKDFPKNNKNEFVSLINCSSQPPLISHGIGKDVESCHDMAALNILKLLSELDQQSTEMPRTGNGPMSVCVKQEMESDPLLKPASSNTLGQTLDTTA
- the STAU1 gene encoding double-stranded RNA-binding protein Staufen homolog 1 isoform X2 translates to MEISMSQVQIQNPSATLSSNQILSKNQSLTQPLSIPSPASSLPSENAGRPLQNSALPSASVTSTSVAAVPSNMANPKEKTPMCLVNELARFNKIQPEYKLLSEQGPAHSKVFTVQLTLGDQHWEAEGTSIKKAQHAAAAKALEGTRFPKPTARPSRNEGKNPDSVTPTVELNALCMKLGKKPMYKPIDPYTEMRSTYNYNMRGGAYPPRYFYPFPVGPWLYQVELSIGGQQFHGKGRTRQAAKHDAAAKALKILQNEPLPEKPEINGREPDDENLNKSEISQVFEIALKRNLPVNFEFFPLKQVTRESGPPHMKSFVTKVSVGEFMGEGEGKSKKISKKNAAIAVLEELKKLPPLPTVEKMKPRIKKKTKSIVKTSPEYGQGMNPISRLAQIQQAKKEKEPEYMLITERGLPRRREFVMQVKVGMHTAEGMGTNKKVAKRNAAENMLELLGFKVPQPQPPKPALKTEEKTPVKKPGDGRKVTFFEPGSEETATSNKEDEFRMPYLSHQQLPAGILPMVPEVAQAVGVNQGHHTKEFSRAAPNPAKATVTAMIARELLYGGTSPTAETILKNSSSGHVPHGPLTRPSEQLDYLSSVQGIQVEYKDFPKNNKNEFVSLINCSSQPPLISHGIGKDVESCHDMAALNILKLLSELDQQSTEMPRTGNGPMSVCVKQEMESDPLLKPASSNTLGQTLDTTA
- the STAU1 gene encoding double-stranded RNA-binding protein Staufen homolog 1 isoform X7, which encodes MEISMSQVQIQNPSATLSSNQILSKNQSLTQPLSIPSPASSLPSENAGRPLQNSALPSASVTSTSVAAVPSNMANPKEKTPMCLVNELARFNKIQPEYKLLSEQGPAHSKVFTVQLTLGDQHWEAEGTSIKKAQHAAAAKALEGTRFPKPTARPSRNEGKNPDSVTPTVELNALCMKLGKKPMYKPIDPYTEMRSTYNYNMRGGAYPPRYFYPFPVGPWLYQVELSIGGQQFHGKGRTRQAAKHDAAAKALKILQNEPLPEKPEVTRESGPPHMKSFVTKVSVGEFMGEGEGKSKKISKKNAAIAVLEELKKLPPLPTVEKMKPRIKKKTKSIVKLQTSPEYGQGMNPISRLAQIQQAKKEKEPEYMLITERGLPRRREFVMQVKVGMHTAEGMGTNKKVAKRNAAENMLELLGFKVPQPQPPKPALKTEEKTPVKKPGDGRKVTFFEPGSEETATSNKEDEFRMPYLSHQQLPAGILPMVPEVAQAVGVNQGHHTKEFSRAAPNPAKATVTAMIARELLYGGTSPTAETILKNSSSGHVPHGPLTRPSEQLDYLSSVQGIQVEYKDFPKNNKNEFVSLINCSSQPPLISHGIGKDVESCHDMAALNILKLLSELDQQSTEMPRTGNGPMSVCVKQEMESDPLLKPASSNTLGQTLDTTA
- the STAU1 gene encoding double-stranded RNA-binding protein Staufen homolog 1 isoform X1; this encodes MEISMSQVQIQNPSATLSSNQILSKNQSLTQPLSIPSPASSLPSENAGRPLQNSALPSASVTSTSVAAVPSNMANPKEKTPMCLVNELARFNKIQPEYKLLSEQGPAHSKVFTVQLTLGDQHWEAEGTSIKKAQHAAAAKALEGTRFPKPTARPSRNEGKNPDSVTPTVELNALCMKLGKKPMYKPIDPYTEMRSTYNYNMRGGAYPPRYFYPFPVGPWLYQVELSIGGQQFHGKGRTRQAAKHDAAAKALKILQNEPLPEKPEINGREPDDENLNKSEISQVFEIALKRNLPVNFEFFPLKQVTRESGPPHMKSFVTKVSVGEFMGEGEGKSKKISKKNAAIAVLEELKKLPPLPTVEKMKPRIKKKTKSIVKLQTSPEYGQGMNPISRLAQIQQAKKEKEPEYMLITERGLPRRREFVMQVKVGMHTAEGMGTNKKVAKRNAAENMLELLGFKVPQPQPPKPALKTEEKTPVKKPGDGRKVTFFEPGSEETATSNKEDEFRMPYLSHQQLPAGILPMVPEVAQAVGVNQGHHTKEFSRAAPNPAKATVTAMIARELLYGGTSPTAETILKNSSSGHVPHGPLTRPSEQLDYLSSVQGIQVEYKDFPKNNKNEFVSLINCSSQPPLISHGIGKDVESCHDMAALNILKLLSELDQQSTEMPRTGNGPMSVCVKQEMESDPLLKPASSNTLGQTLDTTA